A stretch of the Actinoalloteichus fjordicus genome encodes the following:
- a CDS encoding DUF1028 domain-containing protein produces the protein MTFSIVARDSTTGELGAAVAGCVLAIGARAIVVEPGVAAVAVLAAGGTAEQRLIIDQIAAGVNPEQAVTIVEPGPEVQCGAVGKDGAGSWTGGETPAHATGLAEEHYAVQGNLLALPSVCEAMSETFLDTTGPLARRLLAALRAGQQAGGDVRGQQSAGLVVRSADGAEVLPLDLRVDDHRDPLRELSRLLDVHRAHDLLASNANRLHEDADLARRLVEAAERIPGDALLTGWAAVGAVTHDFAEAPILAAAADLLSPTFPAWCAHQASLGGPLTPAWRSLGAVG, from the coding sequence GTGACCTTCTCGATCGTTGCCAGAGACTCGACGACCGGTGAGCTGGGCGCCGCGGTGGCGGGCTGCGTGCTCGCGATCGGGGCCAGGGCGATCGTCGTGGAACCGGGGGTGGCGGCCGTCGCGGTGCTGGCGGCGGGCGGCACCGCCGAGCAGCGGCTGATCATCGACCAGATCGCGGCCGGGGTGAACCCGGAGCAGGCCGTCACGATCGTCGAACCGGGTCCCGAGGTGCAGTGTGGCGCTGTCGGCAAGGACGGCGCAGGCAGCTGGACCGGCGGAGAGACGCCCGCTCACGCGACCGGCCTCGCGGAGGAGCACTACGCCGTGCAGGGCAACCTCTTGGCGTTGCCGAGCGTGTGCGAGGCGATGTCCGAGACGTTCCTGGACACCACCGGTCCGCTGGCGCGGCGGCTGCTGGCCGCCCTGCGCGCCGGGCAGCAGGCAGGCGGCGACGTCCGAGGCCAGCAGTCGGCGGGCCTGGTGGTCCGCAGCGCGGACGGCGCCGAGGTGCTCCCGCTGGACCTGCGAGTCGACGATCACCGGGACCCGCTGCGCGAACTGAGCAGGCTGCTCGACGTGCATCGCGCCCACGATCTGCTCGCCTCCAACGCCAACCGGCTGCACGAGGACGCCGATCTGGCGCGGCGGCTCGTCGAGGCGGCCGAACGCATACCCGGCGATGCGCTGCTCACCGGCTGGGCTGCGGTCGGGGCGGTGACCCACGACTTCGCGGAGGCCCCGATCCTGGCTGCGGCGGCGGATCTGCTCTCGCCCACCTTTCCCGCCTGGTGCGCACACCAGGCCTCGCTCGGCGGGCCGCTGACTCCTGCCTGGCGGAGCCTCGGCGCCGTCGGCTGA
- a CDS encoding acetyl-CoA C-acetyltransferase translates to MTGSVIVAGARTPIGRLLGSLKDFSAAELGGVAVKAALDRARVTPDQVQYVIMGQVLTAGAGQIPARQAAAAAGIPMTVPALTVNKVCLSGLNAIALADQLIRAGECDVIVAGGQESMSQAPHLLPGSRSGFKFGDVQLVDHMAHDGLFCAFDQVAMGLSTEKHNARHELTRDEQDAFAARSHQTAEAAARRGVFAEEIVPVEIPQRKGGAVVFDADEGIRGDTTVDTLARLRPAFAADGTITAGSSSQISDGAAAVVVMSKAKAEELGLEWIAEIGAHGMVAGPDTSLQEQPSNAIAAACSKAGIAPNDLDLVEINEAFAAVGVVSSRALGVPADRVNVNGGAIALGHPIGMSGARLVLHLALELRRRGGGVGAAGLCGGGGQGDALLLRVPKA, encoded by the coding sequence GTGACCGGTTCCGTCATCGTCGCCGGGGCTAGGACGCCGATCGGCCGCCTGCTCGGATCGCTCAAGGACTTCTCCGCCGCCGAACTCGGCGGCGTCGCCGTGAAGGCGGCCCTCGACCGGGCGCGGGTGACTCCCGACCAGGTGCAGTACGTCATCATGGGCCAGGTCCTCACCGCCGGTGCGGGACAGATCCCGGCGCGGCAGGCCGCCGCAGCAGCGGGCATCCCGATGACCGTGCCCGCGCTGACCGTGAACAAGGTCTGCCTGTCCGGTCTGAACGCCATCGCCCTGGCCGACCAGCTCATCCGGGCGGGTGAATGTGACGTGATCGTGGCGGGCGGCCAGGAGTCGATGAGCCAGGCGCCCCACCTGCTGCCGGGATCGCGGTCGGGCTTCAAGTTCGGTGACGTCCAGCTCGTCGACCACATGGCGCACGACGGGTTGTTCTGCGCGTTCGACCAGGTCGCGATGGGTCTCTCCACCGAGAAGCACAACGCTCGCCACGAGCTGACCAGGGACGAGCAGGACGCCTTCGCCGCCCGGTCCCACCAGACCGCCGAGGCCGCCGCGCGGCGCGGGGTGTTCGCCGAGGAGATCGTTCCGGTGGAGATCCCGCAGCGTAAGGGCGGCGCGGTGGTCTTCGACGCCGACGAGGGCATTCGGGGCGACACCACCGTCGACACGCTGGCGCGGCTCCGACCTGCGTTCGCCGCCGACGGCACCATCACCGCAGGCTCCTCGTCGCAGATCTCCGACGGCGCCGCCGCCGTCGTGGTGATGAGCAAGGCCAAGGCTGAGGAACTCGGACTGGAGTGGATCGCCGAGATCGGCGCGCACGGCATGGTCGCCGGTCCGGACACCAGCCTCCAGGAACAGCCGTCGAACGCCATCGCGGCGGCGTGCTCGAAGGCGGGCATCGCCCCGAACGACCTCGACCTGGTGGAGATCAACGAGGCCTTCGCGGCCGTCGGCGTCGTGTCGAGCCGGGCGCTGGGAGTGCCTGCCGACCGCGTCAACGTCAACGGCGGTGCCATCGCGCTCGGCCATCCGATCGGGATGTCCGGGGCGCGGCTCGTCCTGCATCTCGCCTTGGAACTGCGCAGGCGCGGGGGCGGCGTCGGTGCGGCGGGCCTGTGCGGTGGCGGCGGCCAGGGCGACGCGCTGCTCCTGCGCGTGCCGAAGGCGTAG
- the meaB gene encoding methylmalonyl Co-A mutase-associated GTPase MeaB, with the protein MTVSELVRRARDGQPRALGRLISLVEDGSPALAEVAAALAPHTGGAQVVGLTGPPGVGKSTSTSALVKALRASGRRVGVLAVDPSSPFSGGALLGDRVRMQEHATDDGVFIRSMATRGHLGGLAWSTPQALRVLDAAGFDVVLIETVGVGQSEVDVVSLADTTLVLLAPGMGDGIQAAKAGILEVADVFVVNKADREGADQTVRELKYMISLGRREKEGPSWRTPIVRTVAAKSEGVDEVVAAITDHRDWMVEHGELDARRVRRAENEIQAVTAARLRAEMGELRGGVALEKLARRVVDGRSDPYSAAEELITELRG; encoded by the coding sequence ATGACGGTGTCCGAGCTGGTACGGCGGGCCAGGGACGGACAGCCTCGAGCGTTGGGCAGACTGATCTCGCTGGTGGAGGACGGGAGTCCCGCGCTGGCCGAGGTGGCTGCCGCCCTCGCCCCCCACACCGGCGGGGCGCAGGTCGTCGGACTGACCGGGCCGCCGGGAGTGGGCAAGTCCACCTCGACATCGGCACTGGTCAAGGCGCTGCGCGCCTCGGGACGGCGGGTCGGGGTGCTCGCGGTCGACCCCTCGTCGCCGTTCTCCGGAGGTGCGTTGCTCGGCGACCGGGTGCGGATGCAGGAGCATGCGACCGACGACGGCGTCTTCATCCGGTCGATGGCCACCCGAGGACATCTGGGCGGGCTGGCGTGGTCGACCCCGCAGGCCCTTCGGGTGCTCGACGCGGCGGGCTTCGACGTGGTGCTCATCGAGACGGTCGGCGTCGGGCAGTCGGAGGTGGACGTCGTCTCGCTGGCCGACACGACGTTGGTACTGCTGGCTCCCGGCATGGGCGACGGCATCCAGGCGGCCAAGGCGGGCATCCTCGAGGTCGCCGACGTGTTCGTGGTGAACAAGGCCGATCGGGAGGGCGCCGACCAGACGGTGCGCGAGTTGAAGTACATGATCTCGCTGGGCAGGCGGGAGAAGGAGGGGCCGAGCTGGCGGACCCCGATCGTGCGCACCGTCGCGGCCAAGAGCGAGGGTGTGGACGAGGTCGTCGCGGCCATCACCGACCATCGGGACTGGATGGTCGAGCACGGCGAGCTGGACGCGCGGCGGGTGCGCCGGGCGGAGAACGAGATCCAGGCCGTCACGGCTGCCCGGCTGCGCGCCGAGATGGGCGAACTGCGGGGCGGAGTCGCCCTGGAGAAGCTGGCCAGGCGGGTCGTCGACGGCCGCAGCGATCCCTATTCGGCCGCCGAGGAGCTGATCACGGAGCTGCGGGGCTGA
- a CDS encoding DNA polymerase IV: MLTATVSPTGLNDRVTRWVLHIDMDAFFAAVEQLTRPTLRGRAVLVGGPGPRGTVAGASYESRRYGARSAMPMAQARRLCPVATVLPPRFAVYSAASERVFALLRDFSPVLERISLDEAFTEPPDLQGATAAEVEAAVRALRDRIRGELGLVASVGAASGKTMAKIASDLAKPDGLLVVPPGGERATLRDLPVRALWGIGPVSEAKLHRIGVRTLGEFAALDLGDVTALLGQAIGTELHALAQGRDSRPVAERAETKQVSAETTFDENLTDPAQLADEARSMAEAAHTRLVKAHRAARTVTVKVRDADFTTISRSETINAATTDRGTLTAMALRLIRLAVPFGTQVRLVGVSLSGLSAGEQEPLFEPVSPTTRRTFGGSAVPAPSGVEWEPGPDDAEPPDVTVADVSARAEPVRPAGQADRHDSTETGATSEVVTQDSAASGDHHPGGRPVAVPPGAAVTRRAGDDVSHPEFGHGWVQGAGVGRVTVRFETQATGPGPARTFALTDPLITTADPLDSLGPAFRPGSASARPSPEEE; encoded by the coding sequence GTGCTGACCGCGACCGTCAGCCCGACGGGCTTGAATGACCGGGTGACGCGGTGGGTGCTGCATATCGACATGGACGCGTTCTTCGCCGCCGTCGAACAGCTCACCCGACCCACCCTGCGCGGCCGGGCCGTGCTGGTCGGCGGGCCGGGCCCGCGCGGCACGGTCGCCGGGGCGAGCTACGAGTCGCGGCGGTACGGCGCGCGCTCGGCGATGCCGATGGCCCAGGCTCGCAGACTCTGCCCGGTCGCCACGGTGCTGCCGCCGAGGTTCGCGGTGTACAGCGCCGCCAGCGAACGCGTCTTCGCGCTGCTCCGCGACTTCTCCCCGGTGCTGGAGCGGATCTCGCTCGACGAGGCCTTCACCGAGCCGCCGGACCTCCAGGGAGCGACGGCGGCCGAGGTTGAGGCGGCCGTGCGCGCGCTGCGAGACCGCATCCGAGGCGAGTTGGGGCTCGTCGCCTCGGTCGGCGCGGCGAGCGGCAAGACCATGGCCAAGATCGCCTCCGATCTCGCCAAGCCGGACGGACTGCTGGTCGTCCCGCCCGGCGGGGAGCGCGCCACGCTGCGGGACCTGCCGGTGCGTGCGCTATGGGGCATCGGCCCGGTCTCCGAGGCGAAGCTGCACCGCATCGGCGTGCGGACACTCGGCGAGTTCGCCGCGCTGGACCTCGGGGACGTCACCGCCCTGCTCGGTCAGGCGATTGGCACCGAGTTGCACGCGCTCGCCCAGGGGCGGGACAGTCGCCCGGTCGCGGAGCGGGCGGAGACCAAGCAGGTCAGCGCGGAGACGACGTTCGACGAGAACCTGACCGATCCGGCACAGCTCGCGGACGAGGCGCGGTCGATGGCCGAGGCGGCGCACACCCGGCTGGTCAAGGCGCACCGCGCCGCCCGCACCGTGACGGTGAAGGTGCGCGACGCCGACTTCACAACCATCAGCCGCTCCGAGACGATCAACGCCGCCACGACCGATCGAGGGACGCTGACCGCGATGGCGCTGCGGCTGATCCGACTCGCGGTGCCGTTCGGGACCCAGGTGCGGCTGGTGGGCGTCTCCCTGTCCGGACTCAGCGCGGGAGAGCAGGAGCCGCTGTTCGAGCCGGTCAGCCCGACGACACGTCGGACCTTCGGCGGCTCGGCGGTGCCTGCGCCGTCGGGGGTGGAATGGGAGCCGGGACCCGACGATGCCGAGCCGCCCGACGTGACCGTCGCCGACGTGTCCGCCAGGGCCGAGCCCGTCCGGCCTGCCGGGCAGGCGGACCGTCATGACTCGACAGAGACGGGCGCGACGTCGGAGGTCGTCACCCAGGACTCGGCGGCGTCGGGCGACCACCATCCGGGCGGCAGGCCGGTCGCCGTCCCGCCGGGAGCGGCCGTCACCCGGCGGGCAGGCGACGACGTGTCGCATCCCGAGTTCGGGCACGGCTGGGTGCAGGGAGCGGGCGTGGGTCGGGTGACGGTCCGGTTCGAGACCCAGGCGACCGGCCCTGGGCCGGCCCGGACTTTCGCGCTGACCGATCCGCTGATCACGACGGCAGACCCACTGGACAGCCTCGGCCCCGCCTTCCGACCGGGATCGGCCTCAGCCCGGCCGTCACCGGAGGAGGAGTGA
- a CDS encoding DUF3817 domain-containing protein has product MFATIAARFRLVAVAEALSWTGLLIGMFFKYVVVNTEIGVEVFGPIHGAFFVLYVASVVLVRRELKWDTKTTVWALIASVPPLGTVVFERWARRTGRLGEQTPQQAASVAS; this is encoded by the coding sequence GTGTTCGCCACGATAGCCGCCCGATTCCGCCTCGTCGCCGTCGCGGAGGCACTGTCGTGGACGGGTCTGCTGATCGGCATGTTCTTCAAGTACGTCGTGGTCAACACCGAGATCGGCGTGGAGGTCTTCGGCCCGATCCATGGCGCGTTCTTCGTCCTCTACGTCGCCTCCGTGGTGCTGGTCCGACGTGAGCTGAAGTGGGACACGAAGACGACGGTGTGGGCGCTGATCGCCAGTGTGCCGCCTCTGGGCACGGTCGTCTTCGAGCGGTGGGCGCGACGGACCGGGCGCCTCGGTGAGCAGACTCCGCAGCAGGCGGCCTCGGTCGCGAGCTGA
- a CDS encoding MarR family winged helix-turn-helix transcriptional regulator, which translates to MTGHRPLPFDPIARAARLWSDRIGSSSTMAAVTSVMRVQQILQSAADAALRPLNLTFARYEALVLLSFSRQGALPMRVMGERLQLHPTSVTNIVDRLEKDDLVKRTPHPTDRRTTLVAITETGRERMQAATSAVTEVHFGLTGLDDAELTQLTGLLAKVRLAAGDFDADGEA; encoded by the coding sequence ATGACCGGCCACCGACCACTTCCGTTCGACCCCATCGCCCGTGCGGCTCGACTCTGGTCCGACCGCATCGGCTCGTCGAGCACGATGGCCGCGGTGACCAGCGTGATGCGGGTCCAGCAGATCCTTCAGTCCGCCGCCGACGCGGCGCTGCGCCCGCTCAACCTGACCTTCGCGCGGTACGAGGCCCTCGTGCTGCTGTCGTTCTCCCGCCAGGGAGCGCTGCCCATGCGCGTCATGGGCGAGCGACTCCAACTACACCCCACCAGCGTGACCAACATCGTGGACCGACTGGAGAAGGACGACCTGGTCAAACGAACCCCGCACCCCACCGATCGCCGTACCACGCTGGTCGCCATCACCGAGACCGGCCGTGAGCGGATGCAGGCGGCCACCAGCGCCGTCACCGAGGTGCACTTCGGTCTGACCGGGTTGGACGACGCCGAACTGACGCAGCTCACCGGGCTGCTCGCCAAGGTCCGGCTGGCCGCGGGCGACTTCGACGCCGACGGCGAGGCCTGA
- a CDS encoding MTH1187 family thiamine-binding protein, with product MLIAFSVSPAGSGSESVSDAVADAVRIVRESGLPNETNAMFTLIEGEWDEVMDVVRRATDAVLAAAPRASLVIKADIRPGHVGQLRAKVERVEARLAQD from the coding sequence ATGTTGATCGCATTCAGTGTCAGCCCGGCGGGCAGTGGTTCGGAGAGCGTCAGCGACGCCGTCGCCGACGCCGTGCGGATCGTCCGCGAGTCGGGTCTGCCCAACGAGACGAACGCGATGTTCACGCTGATCGAGGGGGAGTGGGACGAGGTGATGGACGTGGTGCGCCGGGCGACGGACGCGGTGCTGGCCGCTGCGCCGAGAGCGAGCCTGGTCATCAAGGCCGACATCCGACCAGGGCACGTCGGTCAGCTGCGGGCCAAGGTGGAGCGGGTGGAGGCGCGGCTCGCTCAGGACTGA
- a CDS encoding acyl-CoA mutase large subunit family protein, protein MEQDGTSRRRGTEAGSQAEDTEAGSRAADTAAGSPAERAVAGSPLVGSAAGSPVAGAAAGSQGADTGTEARHREAEAGRERWEKRYAEAEAAGRVRDADFTTLSGSPVEPLYGPAPGEEPTGFERIGWPGEFPFTRGLHPTGYRGKPWTIRQFAGFGNATQTNERYKMILAQGGGGLSVAFDMPTLMGHDSDDAKSLGEVGHCGVAVDSAADTDLLFADIPLDEVTTSMTISGPAVPVFCMYLVSAERQGADIRRLNGTLQTDIFKEYIAQKEWLFSPEPHLRLIGDLMEYCAGNIPAYKPLSVSGYHIREAGATAAQELAFTLADGFGYVELGLSRGLDVDAFAPGLSFFFDAHIDFFEEIAKFRAARRIWARWLRDVYGAKTAKAQSLRFHTQTAGVSLTAQQPDNNIVRTAVEAMAAVLGGTNSLHTNALDEVLALPSEKSAQIALRTQQVIAEETGVMNVADPLGGSWYVEALTDRIEAEAERVFEHIGDLAAIAVPSGRHPIGKMTSGILRGIEDGWFTGEIADSAFAYQQAVEKGEKQVVGVNRHTGSISDELEILRVSHEVEREQNRILGERRAARDTPAVDRALADLVQAARGTGNMIEPMLAAVRVEATLGEICDALRAEWGVYTEPARF, encoded by the coding sequence ATGGAGCAGGACGGCACGTCGCGTCGCAGGGGGACCGAGGCGGGCAGCCAGGCAGAGGACACCGAGGCGGGCAGCCGAGCAGCGGACACTGCGGCGGGCAGCCCTGCGGAGCGCGCTGTGGCGGGCAGCCCCCTCGTGGGTTCTGCGGCAGGCAGCCCCGTGGCGGGCGCTGCTGCCGGCAGCCAGGGAGCGGACACCGGGACCGAGGCCCGACACCGGGAGGCCGAGGCGGGCCGTGAGCGGTGGGAGAAGCGCTACGCCGAGGCCGAGGCGGCGGGCCGCGTGCGCGACGCCGACTTCACCACCCTCTCCGGCTCACCGGTCGAGCCGCTGTACGGGCCTGCGCCGGGTGAGGAGCCGACCGGCTTCGAGCGGATCGGCTGGCCGGGGGAGTTCCCCTTCACCCGGGGCCTGCACCCGACGGGCTATCGCGGCAAGCCGTGGACCATCCGCCAGTTCGCGGGGTTCGGCAACGCCACCCAGACCAACGAGCGCTACAAGATGATCCTGGCGCAGGGCGGCGGCGGCCTGTCGGTCGCCTTCGACATGCCCACGCTGATGGGACACGACTCCGACGACGCCAAGTCGCTCGGCGAGGTCGGACACTGCGGGGTCGCCGTCGACTCCGCCGCCGACACGGACCTCCTCTTCGCCGACATCCCGCTCGACGAGGTCACGACCTCGATGACCATCTCCGGGCCCGCCGTGCCGGTGTTCTGCATGTATCTGGTGTCGGCCGAGCGGCAGGGCGCCGACATCCGCAGGCTCAACGGCACGCTTCAGACCGACATCTTCAAGGAGTACATCGCCCAGAAGGAGTGGCTGTTCTCCCCGGAGCCGCACCTGCGGCTCATCGGCGACCTCATGGAGTACTGCGCCGGGAACATCCCCGCCTACAAGCCCCTGTCGGTCTCGGGCTACCACATCCGCGAGGCCGGGGCGACGGCCGCGCAGGAGCTCGCGTTCACCCTCGCGGACGGGTTCGGCTACGTCGAGCTGGGCCTGTCCCGAGGCCTGGACGTCGATGCCTTCGCCCCCGGCCTGAGCTTCTTCTTCGACGCCCACATCGACTTCTTCGAGGAGATCGCGAAGTTCCGGGCCGCCCGCCGGATCTGGGCGCGCTGGTTGCGCGACGTCTACGGCGCGAAGACGGCGAAGGCGCAGTCGCTGCGATTCCACACCCAGACGGCGGGGGTGTCGCTGACCGCGCAGCAGCCGGACAACAACATCGTGCGCACCGCAGTGGAGGCCATGGCGGCCGTGCTCGGCGGCACGAACTCCCTGCACACCAACGCGCTGGACGAAGTGCTCGCCCTGCCGAGCGAGAAGTCGGCGCAGATCGCGCTGCGCACCCAACAGGTGATCGCCGAGGAGACCGGGGTCATGAACGTCGCCGACCCGCTGGGCGGTTCCTGGTACGTCGAGGCGCTCACCGACCGCATCGAGGCCGAGGCCGAGCGGGTGTTCGAGCACATCGGCGACCTCGCAGCGATCGCGGTGCCCTCGGGACGGCATCCCATCGGCAAGATGACCTCCGGCATCCTGCGTGGCATCGAGGACGGCTGGTTCACCGGCGAGATCGCCGACTCGGCGTTCGCCTACCAGCAGGCCGTCGAGAAGGGCGAGAAGCAGGTGGTCGGCGTCAACCGGCATACCGGCTCCATCTCTGACGAGTTGGAGATCCTGCGGGTCAGCCACGAGGTGGAGCGCGAGCAGAACCGGATTCTCGGCGAGCGCCGCGCGGCCAGGGACACGCCCGCCGTCGACCGCGCGCTGGCCGATCTCGTGCAGGCCGCGCGCGGGACGGGGAACATGATCGAACCGATGCTGGCCGCCGTCCGGGTGGAGGCCACGCTCGGCGAGATCTGTGACGCGCTGCGCGCCGAATGGGGCGTCTACACCGAGCCCGCACGCTTCTGA
- a CDS encoding tetratricopeptide repeat protein, giving the protein MVNVTRPDPRKTAALSAALSGALDLSALKARAESTRPGARPAGAAPAATPGAGSGAGVAGNGGDATDSPYVVHVTEAEFQAQVVDRSMQVPVIVDLWATWCEPCKQLSPVLEKLAAEGKGTFILAKVDVDANPRIAQVFGVQSVPTVVAIAGGQPVDAFSGVQPEPQLRQWISQLLDALRDKLPGIAAAEAAGPDAAEPEEPAEDPRIVEAEDAVERGDYAEAEAAYQRILDVEPANEDVKAALIQVRFLARAENVDRSAVARADAAPDDIDAQLAAADAEVADQDAEAAFKRLIETVRRSAGDDRNRVRSHLVELFELYPVGDERVIAARRALANALY; this is encoded by the coding sequence ATGGTGAATGTGACGAGGCCAGACCCACGTAAGACCGCCGCCCTGTCCGCCGCCCTGTCCGGCGCGCTGGATCTCTCCGCGCTCAAGGCCAGGGCCGAGTCCACGCGTCCCGGCGCCCGGCCCGCAGGCGCCGCACCTGCGGCGACGCCCGGTGCGGGCAGTGGAGCGGGTGTCGCAGGAAACGGCGGCGATGCCACCGACTCTCCGTACGTCGTCCATGTCACCGAGGCCGAGTTCCAGGCACAGGTCGTCGATCGGTCGATGCAGGTTCCGGTCATCGTCGACCTGTGGGCCACCTGGTGTGAGCCGTGCAAGCAGCTGTCGCCGGTCCTGGAGAAGCTGGCCGCCGAGGGCAAGGGCACGTTCATCCTGGCCAAGGTCGACGTGGACGCCAATCCGCGGATCGCCCAGGTGTTCGGCGTCCAGTCCGTGCCCACCGTGGTGGCCATCGCGGGCGGCCAGCCGGTCGACGCCTTCTCGGGTGTTCAGCCGGAGCCGCAGCTGCGCCAGTGGATCAGCCAGCTGCTCGACGCGCTGCGGGACAAGCTGCCCGGGATCGCCGCCGCCGAGGCCGCGGGCCCGGACGCCGCCGAACCGGAGGAGCCCGCCGAGGACCCGAGGATCGTCGAGGCGGAGGACGCGGTCGAGCGCGGCGACTACGCCGAGGCAGAAGCCGCCTATCAGCGCATCCTCGACGTGGAACCCGCGAACGAGGACGTCAAGGCCGCGCTGATCCAGGTGCGCTTCCTGGCGAGGGCCGAGAACGTCGACCGATCTGCGGTGGCCAGGGCCGATGCCGCACCGGACGACATCGACGCCCAGCTTGCCGCCGCGGATGCCGAGGTGGCCGACCAGGACGCGGAGGCGGCCTTCAAACGCCTGATCGAGACGGTGCGTCGCTCCGCAGGAGACGACCGCAACCGAGTGCGCAGCCACCTGGTGGAGCTGTTCGAGCTGTATCCGGTCGGCGACGAGCGAGTGATCGCCGCCCGCCGTGCGCTGGCCAACGCGCTGTACTGA
- a CDS encoding TrmH family RNA methyltransferase, translated as MTARPTKTLRITTRNAAFQQWQALVTNRNKRQRLGEFLVQGVRPISIAVQQQWPLRSLLRVSGRLSAWATEILATAPVALVQELSPELMAELGQKDDKPPELIAVAEIPADDLTRIPVRPDMLVVAFDRPTSPGNLGTVIRSADALGACGVLITGHAADLYDPKTIRATTGSFFAMPAVRVAAGEHAAAWVDQVRAGGIELRVIGTSEDGAHEIADAELRGPTMLVIGNETTGMSTAWAARCDELVRIPMVGSASSLNAAASASIALYEAARQRRAPETG; from the coding sequence GTGACGGCCCGGCCCACCAAGACGCTTCGCATCACCACGCGCAACGCCGCCTTCCAGCAGTGGCAGGCCCTGGTGACGAATCGGAACAAGCGTCAGCGGCTGGGGGAGTTCCTCGTTCAAGGCGTGCGGCCGATCAGCATCGCCGTGCAGCAGCAGTGGCCGCTGCGATCGCTGCTGCGGGTCTCGGGACGACTGTCCGCCTGGGCGACGGAGATCCTGGCCACCGCCCCCGTCGCGCTGGTCCAAGAACTCTCCCCGGAGCTGATGGCCGAGCTGGGGCAGAAGGACGACAAGCCGCCGGAGCTCATCGCGGTGGCCGAGATCCCCGCCGACGACCTGACGCGAATCCCCGTCCGACCGGACATGCTCGTCGTCGCCTTCGACCGGCCGACCAGTCCCGGCAACCTCGGCACGGTGATCCGCTCCGCCGACGCGCTGGGTGCCTGCGGGGTGCTGATCACCGGGCATGCCGCGGACCTCTACGACCCGAAGACCATCCGGGCCACCACGGGCTCCTTCTTCGCGATGCCCGCCGTGCGGGTCGCCGCAGGCGAACACGCCGCAGCCTGGGTGGACCAGGTGCGGGCGGGCGGCATTGAGCTGCGCGTGATCGGGACGAGCGAGGACGGTGCACACGAGATCGCCGACGCGGAGCTGCGCGGCCCGACGATGCTGGTCATCGGCAACGAGACCACCGGGATGAGCACCGCATGGGCCGCCCGCTGTGACGAGCTGGTCCGCATCCCGATGGTCGGCTCGGCCAGTTCTCTCAACGCCGCCGCCTCGGCCTCCATCGCCCTGTACGAGGCCGCCCGGCAGCGGCGGGCCCCCGAGACCGGCTGA